In Kaistia defluvii, one genomic interval encodes:
- a CDS encoding SDR family NAD(P)-dependent oxidoreductase — protein MIPRRGEGQSVLVTGSSRGIGRAIALRFAAEGYHVVAMDMPRQEAELKEAQALIRDAGGRCDLVFGDVSDPESVKTFVAEAKAIAGHIDVLVNNAGVLSLALVDDIEPDEWDRMYDVNTKGTFLVCKALLAQFREAGKGRIVNIASIGGKRGAPLQAHYCSSKAAVISFTHILAQEVAKDGITVNAVCPGIIDTEMGRNNYRDEKALQAVKDKTAMGRLGYPDDVVGAVAFFASDDASFITGQALNVCGGIIFH, from the coding sequence GTGATCCCCAGGAGAGGCGAAGGCCAGTCCGTTCTCGTCACCGGTTCGTCGCGCGGCATCGGCCGCGCCATCGCGCTGCGCTTCGCGGCCGAGGGCTACCACGTGGTCGCGATGGACATGCCCCGACAGGAGGCCGAGCTGAAGGAAGCCCAGGCGCTGATCCGCGATGCCGGCGGCCGCTGCGACCTCGTCTTCGGCGACGTCAGCGACCCGGAATCGGTCAAGACCTTCGTCGCCGAGGCCAAGGCGATCGCCGGCCATATCGACGTGCTCGTCAACAATGCCGGCGTCCTGTCGCTGGCGCTGGTGGACGACATCGAGCCCGACGAATGGGACCGCATGTATGACGTCAACACCAAGGGCACGTTCCTGGTCTGCAAGGCGCTGCTCGCGCAGTTCCGCGAGGCGGGCAAAGGCCGCATCGTCAACATCGCCTCGATCGGCGGCAAGCGCGGCGCCCCGTTGCAGGCGCATTATTGCTCGTCCAAGGCGGCTGTCATCAGCTTCACCCATATCCTGGCGCAAGAAGTCGCCAAGGATGGCATCACGGTGAACGCCGTCTGCCCGGGGATCATCGATACCGAGATGGGCCGCAACAACTACCGCGACGAGAAGGCTTTGCAGGCGGTGAAGGACAAGACGGCCATGGGCCGGCTCGGCTATCCCGACGATGTGGTCGGCGCCGTCGCCTTCTTCGCCTCGGATGACGCGTCGTTCATCACCGGCCAGGCGCTGAACGTCTGCGGCGGCATCATCTTCCACTAA
- a CDS encoding HAD family hydrolase: protein MPEVAGITTLFLDIGGVLLTNGWDHLSRHRAAETFGLDWDAIEALHQAHVDAYEKGRLSLDDYLTQVIFNEPRPFGREAFWEFMCGQSQPDPGMLALFPRLKQRYGLKLVAVSNEAKELNAYRIETFGLDRLFDIFISSSFVHVRKPDTDIFQIALEVSMTRPEQVFYIDNTGEYVDLAAGLGIRGRTHTDLASTEKALAEVGLVAG, encoded by the coding sequence ATGCCGGAAGTCGCGGGGATCACCACCCTCTTCCTCGACATTGGCGGCGTGCTGCTGACCAATGGCTGGGACCATCTTTCACGCCATCGCGCCGCCGAAACCTTCGGGCTTGACTGGGACGCGATAGAGGCCCTGCATCAGGCGCATGTCGACGCCTATGAGAAGGGCCGCCTCAGCCTCGACGATTATCTCACCCAGGTGATCTTCAACGAGCCGCGCCCTTTCGGCCGGGAGGCGTTCTGGGAGTTCATGTGCGGGCAGTCGCAGCCCGATCCCGGTATGCTGGCGCTGTTTCCCAGGCTCAAGCAGCGCTATGGCCTGAAGCTGGTCGCGGTCAGCAACGAGGCGAAGGAACTCAACGCCTACAGAATCGAGACCTTCGGCCTCGATCGCCTGTTCGATATCTTCATCTCGTCGAGTTTCGTCCATGTCCGCAAGCCGGACACCGATATCTTCCAGATCGCGCTCGAGGTCTCGATGACCCGGCCGGAGCAGGTGTTCTACATCGACAACACCGGCGAATATGTCGACCTCGCCGCCGGCCTCGGCATTCGCGGCCGGACGCATACCGACCTCGCTTCGACCGAGAAAGCCCTGGCAGAGGTCGGGCTCGTGGCGGGGTAG
- the gnd gene encoding phosphogluconate dehydrogenase (NAD(+)-dependent, decarboxylating) codes for MQIGVIGLGRMGGNIARRLMRAGHRCVVYDRNPTAGEALAIEGAIVVRSLEEMVSSLTERPRAIWLMLPAGKITEDTIQELEGLVQAEDILIDGGNAFYKDDIRRARHLAEKGIRYVDCGTSGGVWGLDRGYCMMIGGTKEAVEHLDPIFATLAPGLGDIPRTPGLGEAVSRAERGYIHTGPAGSGHFVKMVHNGIEYGLMQAYAEGFDILRNKDSTELPEDERFTLNIAEIAEVWRRGSVITSWLLDLGAAALARDPQLQEFSGFVQDSGEGRWTVQAAIEESVPADVLTASLFARFRTRMELHFGDKMLSAMRFGFGGHLEAKPPIVPLAPTRTVTSDAGE; via the coding sequence ATGCAGATTGGTGTGATCGGACTGGGCCGCATGGGCGGAAACATCGCGCGCCGCCTGATGCGAGCCGGACATCGTTGCGTCGTCTACGACCGCAATCCGACGGCCGGCGAAGCCCTGGCGATCGAAGGGGCGATCGTCGTCCGGTCGCTGGAGGAGATGGTGTCGTCGCTGACGGAGCGGCCGCGCGCCATCTGGCTGATGCTGCCCGCCGGCAAGATCACCGAGGATACGATCCAGGAACTGGAAGGCCTGGTGCAGGCAGAGGACATCCTGATCGACGGCGGCAACGCCTTCTACAAGGACGATATCCGCCGCGCACGCCACCTCGCCGAAAAAGGCATCCGCTATGTAGATTGCGGCACCTCGGGCGGCGTCTGGGGGCTCGATCGCGGCTATTGCATGATGATCGGCGGCACCAAGGAAGCGGTCGAGCATCTAGACCCGATCTTTGCGACGCTCGCCCCGGGCCTTGGCGACATCCCCCGCACGCCGGGCCTCGGCGAAGCGGTCTCGCGCGCCGAGCGCGGCTACATCCACACCGGGCCCGCCGGCTCCGGCCATTTCGTCAAGATGGTGCATAACGGCATCGAATACGGGCTGATGCAGGCCTATGCCGAGGGCTTCGACATCCTGCGCAACAAGGATTCGACCGAGTTGCCGGAGGACGAGCGCTTCACGCTCAACATTGCCGAGATCGCCGAAGTCTGGCGGCGCGGCAGCGTCATCACCTCGTGGCTGCTCGATCTCGGCGCCGCCGCGCTGGCGCGCGATCCGCAATTGCAGGAATTTTCTGGCTTCGTGCAGGATTCCGGCGAAGGACGCTGGACCGTACAGGCGGCGATCGAGGAATCGGTTCCCGCAGACGTCCTGACCGCGTCGCTATTTGCCCGCTTCCGCACCCGGATGGAGCTGCATTTCGGCGACAAGATGCTCTCGGCGATGCGGTTCGGCTTTGGCGGACATCTGGAGGCCAAGCCGCCGATCGTTCCATTGGCGCCGACCCGCACGGTCACGTCCGACGCGGGGGAGTGA
- a CDS encoding HAD-IIB family hydrolase — protein MKKLVVFDLDGTLAESKSSLDPEMAELLVRLLAVAKVAVISGGAWPQFESQFLRNFPQDDRLRDLSLLPTCGTQFYRYDGGWTKLYAEDFSDADKQQIIGALDRALDETGLRPAKHWGDLIEDRGSQITLSALGQQAPLEEKKSWDPDFSKRNRLKEVLQPMIPRFSVNLGGATSIDVTMPGIDKAYGIHKLREILRIAIPDMVFVGDAIFPGGNDYPPKQAGVFSIRVRDPEETKRVIEAFLACMESGSPS, from the coding sequence ATGAAAAAACTCGTAGTCTTCGATCTCGACGGCACTCTCGCCGAAAGCAAATCCTCGCTCGATCCCGAAATGGCGGAGCTGCTTGTCCGCCTTCTGGCCGTTGCCAAGGTCGCGGTGATTTCCGGCGGCGCCTGGCCGCAGTTCGAAAGCCAGTTCCTGCGCAATTTCCCCCAGGATGACAGGCTCAGGGACCTTTCCCTGCTGCCCACCTGCGGAACGCAGTTCTATCGCTATGACGGCGGCTGGACGAAGCTCTATGCCGAGGATTTCTCGGACGCGGACAAGCAGCAGATCATCGGGGCGCTCGATCGCGCGCTGGATGAAACGGGCCTGCGCCCGGCGAAGCACTGGGGCGATCTGATCGAGGATCGCGGCAGCCAGATCACGCTTTCCGCGCTGGGCCAGCAGGCGCCGCTGGAAGAAAAGAAGAGCTGGGATCCCGATTTCAGCAAGCGCAACCGGCTGAAGGAAGTGCTGCAGCCGATGATCCCGCGCTTCTCGGTCAATCTCGGTGGCGCCACCTCGATCGACGTGACGATGCCCGGCATCGACAAGGCCTATGGCATCCACAAACTGCGCGAAATCCTGCGCATCGCGATCCCGGACATGGTCTTCGTCGGCGATGCGATCTTCCCGGGCGGCAATGATTACCCGCCCAAGCAGGCCGGCGTTTTCTCGATTCGCGTCCGCGATCCCGAAGAGACGAAGCGCGTCATCGAAGCCTTCCTTGCCTGCATGGAGAGCGGGAGCCCGTCGTGA
- a CDS encoding glycoside hydrolase family 130 protein, with product MIPFEMKRLGMIMQPLKGEANEAEGVLNPAAIRGKDGELYLFPRLVAKGNYSRIGIARVLFDAQGDPRDVERMGVALEPEADYELRADGGGGCEDPRISYVEALDQYVMTYTALSPRGPRIAIAVSDDLFHWKRLGLATFRPYHGIDFEGIDDKDASLFSALVPDPMGRPTLGLIHRPLFPGTRPEETIHQPASKPLDTDRECIWISYCRLGNGGDKPQLGEFVEHHKLTCPEAIWERLKIGGGAPPILCHHGWLMIYHGVGDMACPSPSGRKMRYSAGAMILSQGHPNRILYRSPEPILVPDSPLELEGAVDAVVFPTGIDRRDDLGQPDRFDVYYGMADDRIGVARLDVPEVLPPSSP from the coding sequence GTGATCCCGTTCGAGATGAAGCGGCTCGGCATGATCATGCAGCCGCTTAAGGGGGAGGCCAACGAGGCGGAGGGCGTTCTCAACCCGGCCGCCATCCGCGGCAAGGACGGGGAGCTCTATCTGTTTCCCCGCCTCGTCGCGAAGGGCAATTATTCCCGCATCGGCATCGCTCGCGTACTGTTCGATGCCCAGGGCGACCCGCGGGATGTGGAGCGCATGGGCGTCGCGCTCGAGCCGGAGGCGGATTACGAGCTTCGCGCCGATGGGGGCGGGGGCTGTGAGGATCCGCGCATCAGCTATGTCGAGGCGCTGGATCAATACGTGATGACCTATACCGCGCTGTCGCCGCGCGGTCCGCGCATCGCGATTGCTGTTTCCGATGATCTGTTTCACTGGAAGCGCTTGGGTCTCGCCACCTTCCGTCCCTATCACGGCATCGATTTCGAGGGTATCGACGACAAGGATGCGAGCCTCTTCAGCGCGCTGGTCCCGGACCCGATGGGGCGGCCGACGCTGGGGCTGATTCACCGTCCGCTCTTTCCCGGCACCCGCCCGGAAGAGACGATCCATCAGCCGGCATCAAAACCGTTGGACACCGATCGCGAGTGCATCTGGATCTCCTATTGCCGGCTCGGCAATGGAGGCGACAAGCCGCAGCTTGGCGAGTTCGTCGAGCATCACAAGCTGACGTGCCCGGAGGCCATCTGGGAGCGCCTGAAGATTGGCGGCGGCGCTCCGCCCATTCTTTGCCATCATGGCTGGCTGATGATCTATCACGGCGTCGGCGACATGGCCTGTCCGAGCCCTTCAGGCCGGAAAATGCGCTATTCGGCGGGCGCGATGATACTTTCGCAGGGGCATCCCAACCGGATTCTATATCGTTCGCCGGAGCCCATCCTGGTCCCCGACAGTCCGCTGGAACTGGAGGGGGCCGTCGATGCCGTCGTCTTTCCGACTGGAATCGATCGCCGCGACGATCTCGGACAGCCCGATCGTTTCGATGTCTATTACGGCATGGCCGACGACCGGATCGGCGTGGCGCGGCTCGACGTGCCGGAGGTGCTGCCGCCCTCGTCGCCATGA
- a CDS encoding carbohydrate ABC transporter permease, with protein MSFVTWLYLYASLFIVAAIVLLPLLTTAIGGFKALGDLRVNPFGLPSQWIWSNYLDILGSGRYWQMLGNSMIIAVLTVVLTLAVASMAAFTFAHVTFFGSGFLLNYFLIGLMFPVATAILPLFIRIRDLGLLDTYWGVVLPQVAFGLGMSIMLFRKFFQNVPHELFDAAQVDGCGYIAYFWHVTLPLSRPILATVGIVAFVNSWNNYIMPLILLNTDAKYPWPLGIMVYQGEYSTEWQLVLAFITLTILPTIIVFFAAQKHIVAGLTAGAVKG; from the coding sequence ATGAGCTTCGTCACCTGGCTCTATCTCTATGCGAGCCTGTTCATCGTGGCGGCGATCGTGCTGTTGCCGTTGCTCACCACCGCGATCGGCGGGTTCAAGGCGCTGGGCGACCTGCGCGTCAACCCGTTCGGCCTGCCGTCGCAATGGATCTGGTCCAACTACCTCGATATCCTGGGCAGCGGCCGCTACTGGCAGATGCTGGGCAACTCCATGATCATCGCGGTGCTGACGGTGGTCCTGACCCTCGCCGTCGCGTCCATGGCCGCCTTCACCTTCGCGCATGTCACGTTCTTCGGCTCGGGCTTCCTGCTCAACTACTTCCTGATCGGACTGATGTTTCCAGTCGCGACCGCCATCCTGCCGCTGTTCATCCGCATCCGCGACCTTGGGCTGCTCGATACCTATTGGGGCGTCGTCCTGCCCCAGGTCGCCTTTGGCCTCGGCATGAGCATCATGTTGTTCCGCAAGTTCTTCCAGAATGTGCCGCATGAGCTGTTCGACGCGGCGCAGGTCGATGGCTGCGGCTACATCGCCTATTTCTGGCACGTCACGCTGCCGCTCTCGCGGCCGATCCTGGCGACCGTCGGCATCGTCGCCTTCGTGAATTCCTGGAACAACTACATCATGCCGCTGATCCTGCTGAACACGGATGCGAAATATCCGTGGCCGCTCGGCATCATGGTCTATCAGGGCGAATATTCGACCGAATGGCAGCTGGTGCTCGCCTTCATCACGCTCACCATCCTGCCGACGATCATCGTCTTCTTCGCCGCCCAGAAGCATATCGTCGCCGGCCTCACGGCAGGCGCGGTCAAGGGATAA